The following is a genomic window from Meriones unguiculatus strain TT.TT164.6M chromosome 7, Bangor_MerUng_6.1, whole genome shotgun sequence.
ATTTATCAGTGCTTACCTGAGGATATATAGAACCCTAGGTTAGCTCCCCAACACCGCATAAACATCTTGGCATATACCTGTGATCCCTGTACtcaagaagtagaggcaggtggaccagAGGTACAGGGCTATCCTTAGTTATGTCCTGAGCCTGAGGTCATCTTGGGACAGCTGAGaatctgtctgaaaagaaaaagaagggaaggaagcagagaactgCACTTGGAGTTGTCCTGAAGAGTGACTGGCTTACTCCACTAACACACCTAAAAGATGCCTACGAACACATTGGAAGTGAGTAACAAGTAAGTGGCACCACCGGGACTATTCCAGGTTACCCAGCACACCCTTGTAGAAAAGCACGGCACTCTATTTTACTACTATGACATCCTAGCACAGGTATTCTGAGTCAGGTATTGTCACTACCTTTTAAAAACTGTACAGTTAGCCAGTGTGGTTGTGCATGCCCTAAATTTGAGCATTctagaagcagagacaggtagatctctgagtttgaagccagccttttctatataatgagttctattgtctcaaaaacaaaacaaaaacttaaaagcaaataaacaaattttacaGAGTTTATTGAGCAAAGCATACCTATTTAAGGATCTCAGTTTCATCTTCACcaccaggaaaaataaaagaggaacaTTAAAATGAGGAGAGGGAGCTGGGtggggtggtgcatgcttttaatcccagcactcagggaggcggatctctgtgagttcaaggccagcctgtctacaaaatgaatccaggacagctaagtctacacagggaaaccgtgtctcgaaaaaccaaaaaataaaatgaggagaggatgctgggcagtggtatagcacgcctttaatcccaacactcaggaggcagagccaggtggatctctgtgggttggaGGCTATGctggtttacagagctagttccagaagagcccacagctacacagagatggtctgtttttgttttgttttgttttgtttttaagcacagaagaaaaataaagaaaatgagaggAAACAGAGCCCTCTGAATGTTTAGAAACCTTTCCACTCTAGCTCCAAAAGTAGAACATTCTGGCATGTAAAATGTGTTTGCACCTAAGTGTTAAGTGTTTGGGTCACTCCTCAGAGGAAAGAACATTTGCTTTTGCCATTGTGCCCATATTCCTTGGTTTGGACTTATCCTATACTTCAAATTTctattttgtgttcatttttgggtttgttgttgttgttgtttttccattctGAAAAGGAGCCAAAATAagtaggagatgaaggaaggaagcacATAAACAACTTGGGAACTCTAATGTTGGATTAAACCACCCACAAAGTGAtggcaatttcttttctttttctttttttgttttttgagacacggtttctctgtgtagctctggctgtcctggactcactctgtaggccaggctggcttagaacttagagatctacctgcctctgccttcctagtgctggaactaaaggcgtgcaccaccatgcccagtagcaatttcttacctgacaaattttttaattttatttgcgTTCGTGGGTATGCATCGATGCATTGtgcatgtggaaggcagaggacgGCTCTGTTCTCTTCATCCACCTTACATGGGTCCTagggattaaattcaggtcaccaggcttgcgtGGCAAACCTtacttgctgaaccatctcaccagccccttttGCAACTTTTTATATAGTAAATGCATCTTTCTTGGGCATGTTTCAAGGATATCTCCATGAAAGATAAACATCAGGCTCCTTTCTGgttcagaactttttttttttttttgagctgagTGAGGAGGTGTATATCTTTAATTCTAacagtcaggcagatctctgagttggaggttGGCCTGATACACATAATTAATTCTAGGCCAGCCacggttacatagtgagatcctgtttcaaattAAGTTAAATGAAATTTGAGACACTTGCCACCAGCTTTATATAGTGGAAAGAGATAACCAGCTCTCGggttctggcctccacatgcatggtaCAGCACAAATaaccatgcacacatgcagaaagaGAGAATTAATTGTTGGGGGTTTTTATGAAAATTTGAAAGTACAGGGAAAATTAAAGCTTTTCCTTTAGGTAAGTGAAATATAGTCCTTTTGTGGGATGAGGTGAAACAAGATTACTTTGTTGTCTAGGATGAACTGGAACCTACTGCATAGATCAAGCCAACTGTGAATTCAGTAGTaatcctctgtctctgcctcctaagtactgtaCTTACAGGCTTAAGCCAGAATGCCCTGCAGAATACCTTTGGAATGGTTGTTCGTCCACATAGGTGATTGTATGCCGATTGGTAAGGTGATACCTTAAATAAGATGGGAAGGAGATTCCTCAGTGGGTGAAGGCTCTTGCCACCAAGACTAATAACCAAGTTCAGAATCCACATGGTAACTGGAGAGGAGCAGCTCTGACCTTGTACACAGCCTATTGGCATGCACTCCCCAGAACACTGCAATAACATGATCTTGAAagtggaaaggtggctcagtggttaagagcaccagatgctcttccagaggacctggattcaatttccAGTTCACGATCTtccgtaactccagtcccaggggatcccatatctcttctgacctccaaaggcaATGGATTCATGGGGTACaggcacacataaaataaaaataaaagaaacagaaaaaaaattttaatgtatgtttgcatgtacacctgcacgccagaagaaggcatcaggtgCCTTTATAGATGGTTAGGAGCTACCATGTCGTtgttgggacttgaactcaggacccatgGAAGAGCtgctagtgttcttaactgctgagccatccatctcatctgctcaaaacttttttttttttttttttttttgagacagggtttctctgtgtagccttggctgaacCCACTCTGTAtagatcagcctggcctcaactcacagagatctgcctgtctcttcccaagtgctgggatcaaaggtgtgcaccaccattgcccggctcaaggaaaaaaaaaatttaattaaaaaaagaaaaattggtaACAGATTAAAGCTAATGATATGGTATTGAATTGTGAGGTGGTGTTGGTAAAGAATTTGAGTTATGAGATAAGCCTTTTTGTAAAGTAAACAGCTTAAAAGATAGCCATAGCTAATTGTTCTTGGGAATTTAGTACTTTAATCAAATGAAACTTTGCCTAGCTCTGCTAAACAGGTTCCATTTGTTAACACATTGCTAGGGACCAGCCACTCTGCATCTTTCAGACCTACCCATGATGATGAATGGAAGAATGACCATGATGAATATCTTGTAAGAtacataactctaaccctatgtttcatttttttcactttctgaaCCACTGTGTAGCGCACCTGGAAGTGGTCCCATGTTCAGACCAACCACAGTGGCTGTAGATGAAGATGGTGGAGAGGAGGATAAAGATGAGTCATCAACAAACATTGGCACAAGTGCCATTTCTTCTTGTGGCTTTGGACCTGACTTCTCCACAGATAAAGGGGGCCCCTTTACTGCAATACAGATCACTAATACCACTGGACTGTCACAGGCTCCTGGGGTAGCCTCCCAAGGTATCAGCTTTGGCATTAAGAATAATCTGGGCCCCCCACTGCAAAAATTGGGAGTGTCATTTTCATTTGCCAAGAAGGCTCCTGTCAAACTTGAATCAATAGCATCTGTTTTCAAGGACCATGCAGAGGAAGGGACGTCTGAAGATGGAACAAAAGCTGATGAGAAGAGTTCTGACCAAGGGGTACAGAAAGTGGGAGATACTGATGGGAGTGGTAATCTcgatggaaagaaagaagatgaaGACCCTCAGGATGGAGGGTCCCTTGCCTCAACACTGTCCAAGTTAAAAAGGATGAAGCGGGAAGAAGGGGCTGGGGCCACAGAGCCAGAGTATTACCACTACATCCCCCCAGCGCACTGCAAAGTCAAACCTCATTTTCCCTTCTTACTCTTTATGAGAGCCAGTGAACAAATGGAAGGTGATCATAGCACACACTCAAAGAATGCCCCAGACAACAAAAAAAGCAGTTCTCCCAAGCCTAAAGGCTGTGCTAAGGTGGCAGCAAGCCAAGGAGCAGAAAAGACAGTTAGTGAAGTTTCTGAGCGCCAAAAGGAAACCACTGTGGCTGGCCCTTCAGAACCTGGAGGTAAAACTGAGACAAAGAAAGGCTCAGGAGGGGGCATAGTTGAGCAAAGTATGGAGACTCAGGAGACTCCAGAGAGCCAGATGTGTGAATCCAATCCTAAAGAAGTTTCTCAGGCCACCCCAGCAGCAAAAGCAGGCCAGGGGCCCAAGCATCCCACTGGTCCGTTCTTTCCAGTTTTGAGCAAGGACGAAAGCACTGCCCTCCAGTGGCCGTCAGAACTACTAATTTTCACCAAAGCAGAACCCTCCATTTCCTACAGCTGTAATCCCTTATACTTTGACTTTAAACTTTCAAGAAACAAAGATGCTAAAGCTAAAGgaacagaaaaaccaaaagatGTTGGAGCCTCCCCAAAGGATCATCTCCTGAGCCTTGATCCTAGAGATCCTAATAAAAGCAAGGGGGGAGGGCAGGGCGCAGCGCACTCTTCAGAAAGCAGAGTAGATGAGCCTGCTTTGGGGGCTACCTGTAGCAGCCTGAACAAGCAGGAACCTGGGGGTAGCCATGGGTCAGAAACTGAAGACACTGGAAGAAGCCATCCTAGCAAGAAAGAATCGTCAGGCAAGTCTCacagacacaaaaagaaaaagaaacacaaaaaatccagCAAGCACAAAAGGAAACACAAGGCTGAAATGGAAGAGAAGAGTTCGAAGGCAGAGTCTGGGGAGAAATCTAAGAAGCGCAAGAAACGAAAACGGAAGAAGAACAAATCATCAGGCCCAGCTGATTCTGAACGAGGACCCAAGCCAGAGCCTCCTGGAAGTGGCAGCCCTGCACCACCAAGACGACGGCGCCGAGCTCAAGATGATTCCCAGCGGAGATCCCTTCCTGCTGAAGAAGGAAACAGTGGCAAGAAGGATGATGGTGGAGGCGGTAGCAGTTCCCAAGATCACAGTGGGAGGAAACATAAAGGTGAACCTCCAGCTTCATCCTGCCAGCGGAGAGCTGGAGCCAAACACAGCAGCCGGTCTAGCCATCGGAGCCAACCCAGTAGTGGAGATGAGGAGAGCGATGATGCTTCTTCACACAGGCTTCACCAGAAGTCTCCATCCCAGtacagtgaggaggaggaggaggaggaagaggaggaagaagaagaggaagatgaagactCAGGCAGTGAACATTCTCGTAGCCGCTCTCGATCTGGCCGTCGCCATTCCTCACACCGTTCCTCCCGGCGTTCCTATTCAAGCAGCTCTGATGCTTCTTCAGACCAGAGCTGCTATAGTAGACAGCACAGTTACTCCGATGATAGCTATAGTGACTACAGTGACCGATCACGAAGGCACTCTAAGCGCTCTCACGATTCAGACGATTCAGACTATGCCAGCCCCAAACACAGGTCCAAACGACACAAATACTCATCGTCTGATGATGACTATAGCCTCAGTTGTAGCCAGTCCCGAAGCCGATCTCGGAGTCATACTAGGGAGCGATCAAGGTCCCGGGGCCGAAGCCGCAGTAGCAGCTGTAGTCGCAGTCGAAGCAAGAGGAGAAGTCGCAGCACCACGGCCCACAGCTGGCAGCGAAGCCGGAGTTACAGCAGGGACCGGAGCCGCAGCACCAGGAGCCCTTCCCAGAGATCAGGCTCCAGAAAAGGATCGTGGGGTCATGAGAGCCCAGAGGAAAGGCGCTCTGGCCGTCGGGATTTCATTCGCTCAAAGATCTACCGCTCTCAGTCTCCTCACTATTTCCGATCAGGTCGGGGAGAAGGTcctggaaagaaagaagatggCAGAGGAGATGACAGTAAAGGAACAGGCCTACCTTCCCAGAATAGCAATACTGACACAGGAAGGGGGTCAGAAAGTGACTGCAGCCCCGAAGATAAGAATTCTGTTACCGCCAGACTGCTACTAGAGAAGATCCAGTCCAGGAAAGTGGAGAGGAAACCCAATGTGTGTGAGGAGGTGCTGGCCACCCCTAATAAGGCTGGGCTCAAGTATAAGAACCCCCCACAAGGTTACTTCGGGCCCAAGCTTCCCCCCTCTCTTGGTAATAAGCCTGTccttccactgatagggaagctTCCAGCTACCCGGAAGCCCAATAAGAAATGTGAAGAGTCTGGCTTGGAAAGGGGTGAAGAGCAGGAACAGTCAGAGCCAGAAGAAGGGTCCCCAGGGAGTAGTGATGCTCCATTTGGGCATCAGTTCTCCTCAGAGGAAACAGCTGGTCCCTTATCAGACCCTCCCCGAGAAGAGCCAAAGTCTGAGGAAGCTACTGCCGACCACTCTGTGGCTCCTCCGCTAGGCACCCCAGTACACACTGACTGCTACCCTGGCGATCCAG
Proteins encoded in this region:
- the Gpatch8 gene encoding G patch domain-containing protein 8 isoform X2; protein product: MGMGRMEMELDYAEDATERRRVLEVEKEDTEELRQKYKDYVDKEKAIAKALEDLRANFYCELCDKQYQKHQEFDNHINSYDHAHKQRLKDLKQREFARNVSSRSRKDERKQEKALRRLHELAEQRKQAECAPGSGPMFRPTTVAVDEDGGEEDKDESSTNIGTSAISSCGFGPDFSTDKGGPFTAIQITNTTGLSQAPGVASQGISFGIKNNLGPPLQKLGVSFSFAKKAPVKLESIASVFKDHAEEGTSEDGTKADEKSSDQGVQKVGDTDGSGNLDGKKEDEDPQDGGSLASTLSKLKRMKREEGAGATEPEYYHYIPPAHCKVKPHFPFLLFMRASEQMEGDHSTHSKNAPDNKKSSSPKPKGCAKVAASQGAEKTVSEVSERQKETTVAGPSEPGGKTETKKGSGGGIVEQSMETQETPESQMCESNPKEVSQATPAAKAGQGPKHPTGPFFPVLSKDESTALQWPSELLIFTKAEPSISYSCNPLYFDFKLSRNKDAKAKGTEKPKDVGASPKDHLLSLDPRDPNKSKGGGQGAAHSSESRVDEPALGATCSSLNKQEPGGSHGSETEDTGRSHPSKKESSGKSHRHKKKKKHKKSSKHKRKHKAEMEEKSSKAESGEKSKKRKKRKRKKNKSSGPADSERGPKPEPPGSGSPAPPRRRRRAQDDSQRRSLPAEEGNSGKKDDGGGGSSSQDHSGRKHKGEPPASSCQRRAGAKHSSRSSHRSQPSSGDEESDDASSHRLHQKSPSQYSEEEEEEEEEEEEEEDEDSGSEHSRSRSRSGRRHSSHRSSRRSYSSSSDASSDQSCYSRQHSYSDDSYSDYSDRSRRHSKRSHDSDDSDYASPKHRSKRHKYSSSDDDYSLSCSQSRSRSRSHTRERSRSRGRSRSSSCSRSRSKRRSRSTTAHSWQRSRSYSRDRSRSTRSPSQRSGSRKGSWGHESPEERRSGRRDFIRSKIYRSQSPHYFRSGRGEGPGKKEDGRGDDSKGTGLPSQNSNTDTGRGSESDCSPEDKNSVTARLLLEKIQSRKVERKPNVCEEVLATPNKAGLKYKNPPQGYFGPKLPPSLGNKPVLPLIGKLPATRKPNKKCEESGLERGEEQEQSEPEEGSPGSSDAPFGHQFSSEETAGPLSDPPREEPKSEEATADHSVAPPLGTPVHTDCYPGDPAISHNYLPDPSDGDTLESLDSGSQPGPVESSLLPIAPDLEHFPNYAPPSGEPSIESTDGTEDASLAPLESQPITFTPEEMEKYSKLQQAAQQHIQQQLLAKQVKAFPASTALAPATPALQPIHIQQPAAASATSITTVQHAILQHHAAAAAAAIGIHPHPHPQPLAQVHHIPQPHLTPISLSHLTHSIIPGHPATFLASHPIHIIPASAIHPGPFTFHPVPHAALYPTLLAPRPAAAAATALHLHPLLHPIFSGQDLQHPPSHGT
- the Gpatch8 gene encoding G patch domain-containing protein 8 isoform X1, whose translation is MADRFSRFNEDRDFQGNHFDQYEEGHLEIEQASLDKPIESDNIGHRLLQKHGWKLGQGLGKSLQGRTDPIPIVVKYDVMGMGRMEMELDYAEDATERRRVLEVEKEDTEELRQKYKDYVDKEKAIAKALEDLRANFYCELCDKQYQKHQEFDNHINSYDHAHKQRLKDLKQREFARNVSSRSRKDERKQEKALRRLHELAEQRKQAECAPGSGPMFRPTTVAVDEDGGEEDKDESSTNIGTSAISSCGFGPDFSTDKGGPFTAIQITNTTGLSQAPGVASQGISFGIKNNLGPPLQKLGVSFSFAKKAPVKLESIASVFKDHAEEGTSEDGTKADEKSSDQGVQKVGDTDGSGNLDGKKEDEDPQDGGSLASTLSKLKRMKREEGAGATEPEYYHYIPPAHCKVKPHFPFLLFMRASEQMEGDHSTHSKNAPDNKKSSSPKPKGCAKVAASQGAEKTVSEVSERQKETTVAGPSEPGGKTETKKGSGGGIVEQSMETQETPESQMCESNPKEVSQATPAAKAGQGPKHPTGPFFPVLSKDESTALQWPSELLIFTKAEPSISYSCNPLYFDFKLSRNKDAKAKGTEKPKDVGASPKDHLLSLDPRDPNKSKGGGQGAAHSSESRVDEPALGATCSSLNKQEPGGSHGSETEDTGRSHPSKKESSGKSHRHKKKKKHKKSSKHKRKHKAEMEEKSSKAESGEKSKKRKKRKRKKNKSSGPADSERGPKPEPPGSGSPAPPRRRRRAQDDSQRRSLPAEEGNSGKKDDGGGGSSSQDHSGRKHKGEPPASSCQRRAGAKHSSRSSHRSQPSSGDEESDDASSHRLHQKSPSQYSEEEEEEEEEEEEEEDEDSGSEHSRSRSRSGRRHSSHRSSRRSYSSSSDASSDQSCYSRQHSYSDDSYSDYSDRSRRHSKRSHDSDDSDYASPKHRSKRHKYSSSDDDYSLSCSQSRSRSRSHTRERSRSRGRSRSSSCSRSRSKRRSRSTTAHSWQRSRSYSRDRSRSTRSPSQRSGSRKGSWGHESPEERRSGRRDFIRSKIYRSQSPHYFRSGRGEGPGKKEDGRGDDSKGTGLPSQNSNTDTGRGSESDCSPEDKNSVTARLLLEKIQSRKVERKPNVCEEVLATPNKAGLKYKNPPQGYFGPKLPPSLGNKPVLPLIGKLPATRKPNKKCEESGLERGEEQEQSEPEEGSPGSSDAPFGHQFSSEETAGPLSDPPREEPKSEEATADHSVAPPLGTPVHTDCYPGDPAISHNYLPDPSDGDTLESLDSGSQPGPVESSLLPIAPDLEHFPNYAPPSGEPSIESTDGTEDASLAPLESQPITFTPEEMEKYSKLQQAAQQHIQQQLLAKQVKAFPASTALAPATPALQPIHIQQPAAASATSITTVQHAILQHHAAAAAAAIGIHPHPHPQPLAQVHHIPQPHLTPISLSHLTHSIIPGHPATFLASHPIHIIPASAIHPGPFTFHPVPHAALYPTLLAPRPAAAAATALHLHPLLHPIFSGQDLQHPPSHGT